From the genome of Metarhizium brunneum chromosome 4, complete sequence, one region includes:
- the skb1 gene encoding Protein arginine N-methyltransferase skb1 gives MSDSFGAQAPPFHIGKHDSKRAVPLTDLQYGYLLNQGINFATTPVTNDHFRSRVFKIVSDHLKLLAENNEESTSTVTGSRADPIIPPLTPDDTGLFPSPTVNTYTAYISPWIDLCSSNPLIASISRQVLNLEINYANFCGVRSIIIAGPSRDASQTGGNQALAQYSRAVQEALTIGSALTILVHMPMYQEPTTGQETETLSSLEERTPASPGSKEIDLFAAWASWHHVRSICNYNLRLFVALQVPRMMPEKDLQTRWFAEPLHYLTIGSEVFQKNKSGFPSLSKHHQEMIFSYMKLKASPWILLCDVGPDASKFKANDPSILSVANRPEMTEDDFPSLADAAGMSTNQTSRPGVDAHMAYLQWLESQQPPLTALESPTLTSFQDWLQSPLQPLSDNLESATYEVFEGDPVKYDQYEAAVIEALSEWKELDLPTSKEGVVVIAVAGSGRGPLVTRALKAAEYTGVKVEVWAVEKNPNAYVYLLRQNHMLWGGKVNVIKTDMRAWKGPVVSQSSGGPVYGKVDILISELLGSFGDNELSPECLDGIQHVLAKPHGISIPHSYTAHMSPISTPKVYGDILARSATEPTAFNTPWVVRLYALDFVCQRVPGHARFQQAWEFSHPIPESTLTNIDARRSGGIMGGGGGSMAGAAGANDHNSRYCHVTFVCRSQGVTHGLAGYFESTLYESRLESQKGEKVEISTHPERIDQKSKDMISWFPIFFPLKEPISFPADTELEVSMWRQTDDTKVWYEWLVEAWTWVGESSRIKVGSSGLCSSRKVACLM, from the exons ATGTCGGACTCTTTCGGGGCTCAGGCGCCGCCTTTTCACATCGGAAAGCATGATTCCAAGAGAGCTGTGCCACTGACGGACTTGCAATATGGATACTTGCTTAATCAAGGT ATCAATTTTGCTACCACACCCGTCACAAATGATCACTTCAGGTCCAGGGTTTTCAAAATAGTTTCCGACCATCTGAAATTGTTGGCGGAGAACAACGAAGAGTCGACAAGCACGGTGACAGGGTCACGAGCCGACCCGATTATCCCACCTCTGACACCAGACGATACTGGTTTGTTTCCCTCGCCTACCGTCAACACGTATACAGCTTATATTAGCCCGTGGATCGACTTGTGCTCAAGCAATCCATTGATTGCTAGTATCTCGCGACAAGTGCTGAACCTCGAGATTAACTATGCCAACTTCTGCGGGGTGAGGAGTATCATCATCGCTGGACCATCTCGCGATGCCTCTCAAACCGGTGGAAACCAAGCTTTGGCACAGTACTCTCGTGCCGTGCAGGAGGCCCTTACCATAGGCAGTGCCCTGACAATTTTGGTCCACATGCCAATGTATCAGGAACCGACAACTGGGCAGGAGACTGAGACTCTGTCGTCACTTGAGGAGAGAACACCTGCATCACCGGGAAGCAAGGAGATTGATCTTTTTGCGGCGTGGGCTTCTTGGCACCATGTTCGATCAATCTGCAATTATAATCTCCGATTATTTGTGG CTCTCCAAGTTCCCAGAATGATGCCCGAGAAAGACTTGCAAACAAGATGGTTTGCGGAGCCCCTGCACTATTTGACCATCGGTTCAGAAGTGTTCCAAAAGAACAAAAGTGGCTTTCCTTCTCTGTCAAAGCACCACCAGGAAATGATCTTCAGCTACATGAAACTGAAGGCCTCACCCTGGATTCTGCTGTGCGACGTCGGCCCTGACGCATCAAAGTTCAAGGCGAATGACCCATCAATCCTTTCGGTAGCTAACAGGCCAGAAATGACAGAAGACGACTTCCCCAGCCTAGCAGATGCTGCTGGCATGTCgaccaaccagaccagccgCCCAGGTGTTGACGCACACATGGCATACTTGCAATGGCTGGAGTCTCAACAACCTCCTTTGACGGCTCTGGAGTCACCAACTTTGACAAGTTTCCAGGATTGGTTGCAATCTCCACTTCAACCGTTATCAGATAACTTGGAATCAGCTACGTACGAAGTATTCGAAGGAGACCCGGTAAAATACGACCAGTATGAAGCAGCCGTCATTGAAGCACTGTCCGAATGGAAGGAACTCGACCTGCCTACCTCCAAGGAAGGTGTCGTTGTCATCGCAGTAGCCGGATCTGGAAGAGGACCCTTGGTTACGCGCGCGTTGAAGGCGGCAGAGTACACCGGCGTGAAAGTTGAAGTTTGGGCCGTAGAAAAGAATCCAAACGCCTATGTTTACCTCTTGCGCCAGAACCACATGCTATGGGGCGGAAAAGTCAACGTCATCAAGACTGATATGCGGGCTTGGAAAGGCCCCGTTGTGTCCCAATCTTCAGGCGGCCCTGTCTACGGCAAAGTGGATATTTTGATTTCCGAACTCCTTGGATCATTTGGCGATAATGAACTTTCGCCCGAGTGCCTGGATGGCATCCAGCACGTTCTTGCTAAACCGCACGGCATCTCCATTCCTCATTCTTATACGGCGCACATGAGTCCCATTTCTACGCCAAAAGTATACGGGGATATATTGGCACGGTCTGCTACTGAACCCACGGCCTTCAACACCCCTTGGGTCGTAAGGCTCTACGCCCTCGACTTCGTCTGCCAAAGGGTCCCTGGACATGCGCGATTCCAACAAGCATGGGAATTCTCTCACCCTATCCCGGAATCGACCCTGACCAACATTGATGCCCGGCGCTCCGGTGGCATTATGGGTGGCGGGGGCGGAAGCATGGCCGGGGCAGCGGGTGCAAATGACCACAACTCTCGATACTGCCATGTTACCTTTGTGTGTCGCTCACAGGGCGTCACACACGGCCTGGCAGGATACTTTGAATCTACGCTTTACGAGTCCAGGCTCGAGAGTCAGAAGGGGGAAAAGGTAGAGATCAGCACGCACCCTGAGAGGATTGACCAGAAGAGCAAGGATATGATTTCCTGGTTCcccatcttcttccctctCAAA GAGCCGATATCGTTCCCCGCCGACACAGAACTTGAAGTAAGCATGTGGCGACAAACAGACGACACAAAAGTGTGGTACGAGTGGCTTGTAGAAGCGTGGACGTGGGTGGGTGAATCGTCACGCATCAAGGTGGGATCTTCGGGGCTTTGCAGTAGCCGCAAGGTTGCCTGCCTGATGTAG
- the AGX1 gene encoding Alanine--glyoxylate aminotransferase 1, with the protein MSSQAAHPALMIPGPIEFDDAVLQSMAHYSESHVGPGFVSTFGDTLSMLRKLFRTTNPASQPFVINGSGTLGWDMVAVNLVEPGENALVLSTGYFGDGFADCLTAYGANVTKITGPVGSRPQPDEIEKALKQKKYKIITATHVDTSTGVLFDLKSLSDVVKRVSPETLIIADGVCSVACEEIAFDDWGLDGVVTAGQKAIGCPTGLHISMFSGRAIDVVHNRKTEPATYFASMKRWIPIMQNYEAKKPSYFSTPSPQLIHALNTAVSQILARPLSERFQRHIEVSNKVKKAVADLGLKVVAAKPEDQAHAMTAIYLPDGVSIPDVLPKLLNKGIIFAGGLHKEIGTKYIRFGHMGPSAMDPKRNDIDNALKALKESLAESGYKA; encoded by the exons ATGAGTTCCCAAGCTGCTCATCCTGCTTTGATGATTCCCGGACCCATCGAGTTCGACGATGCCGTGCTCCAGTCCATGGCTCACTACAG CGAGTCCCACGTTGGTCCTGGCTTTGTCTCGACCTTTGGTGATACTCTCTCCATGCTGAGGAAGCTCTTCCGGACCACCAATCCTGCTTCACAGCCTTTCGTCATCAATGGCTCTGGTACTCTGGGCTGGGACATGGTCGCTGTCAACTTGGTTGAGCCTGGTGAGAATGCTCTGGTCCTGAGCACCGGCTACTTCGGAGACGGATTCGCCGACTGCCTCACTGCCTATGGCGCCAATGTAACCAAGATTACCGGGCCTGTGGGCAGCCGACCTCAGCCTGATGAGATTGAGAAGGCCCTCAAGCAAAAAAAGTACAAGATCATCACTGCCACCCACGTTGATACCTCGACTGGTGTCCTCTTTGACCTCAAGAGCCTTAGCGATGTTGTCAAGCGCGTCTCGCCTGAGACTCTTATCATTGCCGACGGTGTCTGCAGCGTTGCTTGCGAGGAAATTGCATTTGATGACTGGGGTTTGGATGGTGTTGTTACTGCTGGTCAGAAGGCTATTGGTTGCCCTACCGGACTGCACATCTCCATGTTCAGCGGCCGTGCCATTGATGTGGTCCACAACCGCAAGACGGAGCCCGCCACTTATTTTGCTTCTATGAAGAGATGGATTCCTA TCATGCAAAACTATGAGGCAAAGAAGCCTTCGTACTTCTCCACTCCTTCACCGCAGCTCATCCACGCCCTGAACACTGCCGTCAGCCAGATTCTGGCCCGCCCCTTGTCAGAGCGATTCCAGAGACACATCGAGGTCtccaacaaggtcaagaaggCTGTTGCTGACCTTGGCCTAAAGGTTGTCGCAGCCAAGCCCGAGGACCAGGCTCATGCCATGACTGCCATTTATCTGCCAGATGGTGTCAGCATTCCCGATGTCCTGCCCAAGCTGTTGAATAAAGGCATCATCTTCGCCGGTGGGCTGCATAAGGAGATTGGCACTAAGTATATTCGATTTGGACACATGGGACCCTCAGCT